One genomic segment of Mytilus trossulus isolate FHL-02 chromosome 4, PNRI_Mtr1.1.1.hap1, whole genome shotgun sequence includes these proteins:
- the LOC134715623 gene encoding spermine oxidase-like isoform X1 has product MESGLENVELDVIIVGGGMAGIAAAQQLLQSGVNNILVLEAQDYLGGRIKTIDTEYGYIDLGAEWIHGQKGNPLYDIAVENRLVHNRNQSSYISPSSASIYDVHEFRTENGSLINRNIVCQVSKAMEDLYCESIDSAPKECQKNTDIISEIEPSKFDKAISRNFMTKSFATHYSEGFDEYLESCENTDYDIQKALYEWRLKWELGDNCCSSLDDVAFPGRYMMCEGHGITDLKFGFGSVFNVLKKDLPEQKVALRKPVKLIKWKKKNICSIECFDGSVYKSKHVIVTVPIGYLKDHMTSMFYPSLPDKKVQAIQNVGFSTLVKVFLAWNKPFWCESYSGVQFVWTSDAMQEQLKTEISKQGTTEMLKVDGNPWYLDITGFERCTGRPNVLCGWLVGEGAELSTTLSDIDVSKVCTRLLQCFCGDEDIPEPDNIYISKWQSNQFIGGGYSYVSTRTQDGDYEALCESLPSNQNPRLLFAGEATSYNFYSTAHGAYETGIRAAKTIITLKQESKEPTINL; this is encoded by the exons ATGGAATCGGGTCTTGAAAATGTCGAATTGGACGTTATTATCGTTGGTGGAGGAATGGCGGGCATCGCCGCCGCTCAGCAACTACTACAGAGTGGTGTAAACAACATACTAGTGTTAGAAGCACAAGATTACCTCGGAGGAAGGATAAAGACTATCGATACGG AATATGGTTACATTGATCTTGGAGCAGAGTGGATCCATGGACAGAAAGGAAATCCTTTGTACGACATTGCTGTAGAAAATCGACTCGTCCATAACCGAAATCAAAGCTCCTACATAAGTCCTTCATCTGCCAGTATTTACGATGTACATGAATTCCGGACAGAGAACGGAAGCTTGATTAATAGAAATATTGTTTGTCAAGTGTCAAAGGCCATGGAGGATTTGTATTGTGAATCTATCGATAGTGCTCCGAAAGAGTGTCAAAAGAACACTGATATTATATCGGAAATTGAACCGTCTAAGTTTGACAAGGCAATATCTAgaaattttatgacaaaatcCTTCGCTACTCATTATTCTGAAGGCTTCGATGAATATTTAGAAAGTTGTGAGAATACAGACTATGATATACAGAAAGCTTTATATGAATGGCGCTTGAAATGGGAGCTTGGGGACAATTGTTGTTCGTCTTTGGACGACGTTGCCTTTCCTGGACGTTATATGATGTGTGAGGGTCATGGCATTACTGATCTCAAATTTGGCTTTGGGTCCGTTTTTAATGTATTAAAGAAGGATCTTCCAGAACAAAAAGTCGCTCTACGCAAACCCGTTAAACTGAtaaaatggaagaaaaaaaatatttgttctatTGAATGTTTTGACGGTTCGGTGTATAAATCAAAGCATGTGATCGTGACGGTTCCAATTGGTTATTTAAAAGATCACATGACATCAATGTTCTATCCATCATTACCCGACAAAAAGGTTCAGGCAATACAAAACGTTGGTTTTTCCACTCTTGTTAAAGTGTTTTTGGCATGGAATAAACCATTCTGGTGCGAGTCATATAGTGGTGTGCAATTTGTTTGGACTTCAGATGCAATGCAAGAACAACTTAAAACAGAAATTAGTAAACAGGGAACGACGGAAATGTTAAAG GTAGATGGAAACCCATGGTATCTTGATATTACCGGGTTTGAACGTTGTACCGGACGACCTAACGTACTTTGTGGTTGGTTGGTAGGAGAAGGTGCCGAATTGTCAACTACATTGAGTGACATAGACGTTTCGAAAGTATGCACGAgactactgcagtgtttctgtGGTGACGAAGATATACCGGAACCagataatatatacat ATCCAAATGGCAGAGTAACCAGTTTATAGGCGGAGGTTATAGTTACGTATCCACACGAACACAAGATGGAGATTATGAAGCACTTTGTGAATCCTTACCTTCCAATCAG AATCCAAGGTTACTGTTTGCAGGAGAGGCGACAAGTTATAATTTCTATTCTACAGCCCACGGTGCCTATGAAACAGGAATAAGAGCTGCAAAAACTATCATAACTTTGAAACAAGAGTCGaaagaaccaacaataaacctGTAA
- the LOC134715623 gene encoding spermine oxidase-like isoform X2 has protein sequence MESGLENVELDVIIVGGGMAGIAAAQQLLQSGVNNILVLEAQDYLGGRIKTIDTEYGYIDLGAEWIHGQKGNPLYDIAVENRLVHNRNQSSYISPSSASIYDVHEFRTENGSLINRNIVCQVSKAMEDLYCESIDSAPKECQKNTDIISEIEPSKFDKAISRNFMTKSFATHYSEGFDEYLESCENTDYDIQKALYEWRLKWELGDNCCSSLDDVAFPGRYMMCEGHGITDLKFGFGSVFNVLKKDLPEQKVALRKPVKLIKWKKKNICSIECFDGSVYKSKHVIVTVPIGYLKDHMTSMFYPSLPDKKVQAIQNVGFSTLVKVFLAWNKPFWCESYSGVQFVWTSDAMQEQLKTEISKQGTTEMLKVDGNPWYLDITGFERCTGRPNVLCGWLVGEGAELSTTLSDIDVSKVCTRLLQCFCGDEDIPEPDNIYIIQGYCLQERRQVIISILQPTVPMKQE, from the exons ATGGAATCGGGTCTTGAAAATGTCGAATTGGACGTTATTATCGTTGGTGGAGGAATGGCGGGCATCGCCGCCGCTCAGCAACTACTACAGAGTGGTGTAAACAACATACTAGTGTTAGAAGCACAAGATTACCTCGGAGGAAGGATAAAGACTATCGATACGG AATATGGTTACATTGATCTTGGAGCAGAGTGGATCCATGGACAGAAAGGAAATCCTTTGTACGACATTGCTGTAGAAAATCGACTCGTCCATAACCGAAATCAAAGCTCCTACATAAGTCCTTCATCTGCCAGTATTTACGATGTACATGAATTCCGGACAGAGAACGGAAGCTTGATTAATAGAAATATTGTTTGTCAAGTGTCAAAGGCCATGGAGGATTTGTATTGTGAATCTATCGATAGTGCTCCGAAAGAGTGTCAAAAGAACACTGATATTATATCGGAAATTGAACCGTCTAAGTTTGACAAGGCAATATCTAgaaattttatgacaaaatcCTTCGCTACTCATTATTCTGAAGGCTTCGATGAATATTTAGAAAGTTGTGAGAATACAGACTATGATATACAGAAAGCTTTATATGAATGGCGCTTGAAATGGGAGCTTGGGGACAATTGTTGTTCGTCTTTGGACGACGTTGCCTTTCCTGGACGTTATATGATGTGTGAGGGTCATGGCATTACTGATCTCAAATTTGGCTTTGGGTCCGTTTTTAATGTATTAAAGAAGGATCTTCCAGAACAAAAAGTCGCTCTACGCAAACCCGTTAAACTGAtaaaatggaagaaaaaaaatatttgttctatTGAATGTTTTGACGGTTCGGTGTATAAATCAAAGCATGTGATCGTGACGGTTCCAATTGGTTATTTAAAAGATCACATGACATCAATGTTCTATCCATCATTACCCGACAAAAAGGTTCAGGCAATACAAAACGTTGGTTTTTCCACTCTTGTTAAAGTGTTTTTGGCATGGAATAAACCATTCTGGTGCGAGTCATATAGTGGTGTGCAATTTGTTTGGACTTCAGATGCAATGCAAGAACAACTTAAAACAGAAATTAGTAAACAGGGAACGACGGAAATGTTAAAG GTAGATGGAAACCCATGGTATCTTGATATTACCGGGTTTGAACGTTGTACCGGACGACCTAACGTACTTTGTGGTTGGTTGGTAGGAGAAGGTGCCGAATTGTCAACTACATTGAGTGACATAGACGTTTCGAAAGTATGCACGAgactactgcagtgtttctgtGGTGACGAAGATATACCGGAACCagataatatatacat AATCCAAGGTTACTGTTTGCAGGAGAGGCGACAAGTTATAATTTCTATTCTACAGCCCACGGTGCCTATGAAACAGGAATAA